The nucleotide sequence ATTGATCCCGTCACATGAACTTTGGAACGGCGATTTTGAAGAGCGGTTGGCTCGTTCCCGTCTCAAGGATTTACTTGTGTCTGAAGCGGACGCAGGTGAGCTGCCGAAGGATCGGTGGTGTTGTCCAGAGGTTGCAGTCGAGTATGACTGGGAGGACACAAGGTATGAATTGCATATTCCAGTCAACGAATTGTTTAACTTAAACCTTCCTGATCTTCATCAGAGTTGGGAGATATCAGACGGAACGCTCAAAGGGGGCGGAGGTGAATGGCACTTAATCCACGGCAAAGTCTTGTGATGTCTGCACTTAGCGTCGATTGACAGCAGGGGGCTTCACTTGCGATGAGTTTGGTTATCTAACGACCTAAACACACGCAGCAAGGAAGCCCCCCGTGTTTCAATCCGAACTCAGTTCGTTCCGTCGGCGGCTGATCGTCGCACGCCAGTCCGGTGATCTCTATTTCGCTTCGCTGCTGGATCGAAAGACTATCGCATCGGCATTTGGCGAAGCAACCGGCATTCTTGATTCGGCCAGAATTTATACAACAGCCGTCACGCTGTGGGTGTTTCTCTCGCAAGTCCTCTCGGTCGACCATGGCTGCGTCTCGGCCGTCGCGAAGCTCATACATTATCGCTGCGCCCGCGGACTCGGACGCTGCAGCAGCAAGACCGGAATGTATTGCATCGCGCGCGACAAGCTGGACGAATCGGCCATGCACCGACTGGTCACCAAGGTCGGCCAGGATATCGACGATCAAGCACCTGACGATTGGCTGTGGCTCGGTCACCGAGTCGTCACTGGGGACGGCACGACGATCACGATGGCCGACACGCCCGAAAACCAAGCCGAGTATCCTCAGCAACGCGGCCAAGCGGTCGGTTGCGGTTTCCCGATCATGCGGGTCGTTGTGCTCTTTGCGTTGTCCACCGGCGTGGTGCTCGAAACGGCGATGGGCAAGTATCGAGGCAAGCTAACAGCGGAAGTGAGCTTGTTTCGCGAAGTCGACCAGATCATACAAGAAGACGACGTTTTCCTGGCTGATCGGGCCTATTCGAGTTGGTTCGACATGGCTCGATTGATGTCCCGTGGTGCCCATGTGGTCGTCCGCAAACACCAACTTCGCAAGAGTGATTTTCGAACCGGTATCCGTTACGGCCAAGACGATCACACGATCCACTTGGATAAGCCTTCGCGGCCCGACTGGATGAGCGATCGGGAGTACGCCGAGTATCCTGACTTTATCACGATCCGTGAGATCAAAATACGAGTCGACAATCAAGGCTTTCGGACTCGCGAGATCATCGTCCACACCTCGCTGCTTGATGATCGTGATTACAGCAAAGACGATATCTCGGCACTGTTTCGTCGGCGTTGGCAAGCGGAACTGCACCTGCGCAGTTTGAAAACGATCATGCAAATGGATCATCTCCGGTGCAAGCGTCCGCATCGTGTACGGAACGAACTTCGTGCGCACATGTTGGCATACAACTTGATTCGACAAGTGATGTGTGACGCGGCGATGTCGGGTAAGCTGCAACCGTGGCAAGTCAGCTTCAAAGGAACGATGTCAACGCTGGTCGAACTGCTCCCGACGCTGAACGTGATCAGCAACGTCGACGAGCTGTGCGAAGTGCTGTTTCAGAGTTGCAGGCGACAGATTGTCGGCAATCGTCCCGATCGCTACGAGCCGCGCGTGCTGAAGCGACGAGCGAAAGGCTACAAGCTGATGCAGAAGCCACGACGCGACTACAAACCCGGTGAGGCATGAGACTTAGGTGGATTAAGTGCCATTCACGCCTGACCCCCTTTATGGATTCGCTGACCACAGTGTCATGTTGGGCAGAAACCAGTCCAACCAACGTAAGAACGCTTGGTGCTGACCTGATTTCGGCGGCGCGACGGAGCCTGGACACAAGCATTCGCGGGCGATTGAGAGATGCTTGACAGACGCGGAGCGATTCAATTGTACCGCTAGCGAAGATGCCAATCGGTGGCGTCTTTCATGATGCTCGCGTTGATCTCCAATAATCTCTGCTTCATGCGATTGAAGACATCAGGATATTGCTTTGCCACGTTGGTGGTTTGTCCTGGATCGTTGAACAGATCATACAATTCGAAATCACGATAACCGCCTTCTTTGATCCGCGGGATCCAAGCTTCTTGGAACAGGTTATGGGTGGACATTTCATAGTCCCGCGATGCGACCAGCGAAAAATTGCCGTCACGCATTGCGACGATCGGGCTGGATCTTTGCAGGTGCCAAAACAACGGCTGGTGACGGACAAATGCATCCGCACGGTTGACCAACAGTGGTGACAAGTCACTGCCGTCCAAATGCACCGACGGCTTTTCCAATTCCAGTAACCCGCAAACGGTCGGCAGGACATCGACCAGTCCGGCGGGATCGGTCAAGACTTGCTGCGGGGCGATTCGACCGGGCCAATGAAAAATGCCCGGCACGCGGATGCCGCCTTCCCAGTTGACGCCTTTACGTCCACGCAGATTGCCGACCCGATCGGTGCGATAGCTGCCGTTATCGGATGCATAGATGATCAACGTGTCTTCCCGAATCCCCAGTTGATCGATGGTGCGCAGTAATCGGCCGATGGCATCGTCGGTGTTGTCGATCGTGCCGGAATAGATTGCACCTTTGTCGTCCGGCTTGCCGTACTTGGTGGTGCGATCCTTGGGTGCCGCGATCGGGGCGTGGGGTTCGTGAAACCAAACGTTCACAAAAAATGGTTGGTCGACGTTTGTTTCGACGTGCTGCTTCATCCAGCCGATCGCTTCGTCCGCCACCAGTTGGCAGGAATAGCCGTCCAGCTTTCCGACCGGTTTCCCGTTGCGAATGAAGTTGTCCGGATTGCGGTGGCTGGGACTGGCGTTGTTCCAAGTGGCAAACCAATGGTCGAACCCGTGCTGGTCGGGCGTGGGTTTGTCATGATTTTCACTGGGCAATCCGAGGTGCCATTTTCCGATGTGGGCCGTGGCATAGCCGGCCGACTTGAGAACTTCGGCCAGGGTGATTTCACGAAGCAGCAGATGAGACTTTTGCTGTTCGTCTTGGATCCAACTGTAAACACCGGCGCGGATGTGGTGACGCCCGGTCATCAGTGTCGCTCGTGAAGGCGAACAAACGGCGCAACCGGAATAGAAATCGGTAAACCTGGCGCCGCCGGCGGCCAGCGAATCGATGTTGGGTGTCTGGACCGGACCGTCGTAGCATCCGACGTCGCGGTATCCCAAATCATCGGCCAACAGCATGACGACGTTGGCCTTGGCGGCGTCGGCGGTGTTCGGGTGGGCAAACGCCAGCCCCACAGCCAGCATCGTTGCGATGACAAAACAGCGGCCGATCGCAGCGTGATTGTTTGCGTTCATTCGATTTCGATCGTGGGGGATGCGTTGACAGGGCAGCGGGCCAAGCGAGCCGTGATTAGATGTTGATCAAGATGGCTGTGGCCCGGAATGACTAGGGCAACTGAGGTGGAAGCGGATTGCCGTCATCGTCGATCGGATAGACGGCGTTGTGGCTTTCGAGTTGTTGTTGCATTTGCGCGATCATGCGGCGCAGAACATTTGGCTTTGCTTTGGACAAATCGTTTTGTTCGTACGGATCCGACGCCAGGTTGAACAACTGGTAATGCTGGCCGTTGGATTGCGAAAGCTTGCCCTTGGATGGTTCACCGGGCAGTGCGTGATAGATTGCTTTCCAGTCGCCGTCACGAAGCACGGTGAAGTAATTGCTGCGGTGCACGCCGTGCGGATAGTGCATCAGGAACTGTTGCGAGTGATTCGGGTCTTGTTTGCCGGTCAGGATGGTCTGCAGCGGTTGCCCGTCGACCGTGTGTTCGGCGGGCGGATCGATCCCCGCGGCCTGCAATACGGTCGGAAACAGATCGGTGACGTTGGCGATCTGTGGTGAGATCGTGTCAGGGGGAATCGGCAGTGATTGCTGTAGCGGGTTGTCGGCGTCGGGCGTGCACCAAGATGCGATGAAGGGCACTCGCATGCCGCCTTCGTAGTGGGCCCCTTTCTTTCCACGCAGCGGCGCGGCACAGGCGACTTCGTGTTGATGCCCCAGCGGCGCGTCGCTGCCGTTGTCACCCAGGAACACGATCAGCGTGTTTTCGCCAATGCCAAGTTCGGCGAAGTGGTCCATCATGTCGCCCAGTGATTTATCCATGCCTTCGATCAGGGTCGCAAAGGCTTGTGCGTTTTTGGGTTTACCCGAATCGATGTAGTGGTCTGCGAAACGCGGGTCGGATTCGAAGGGGGCATGCACCGCGTAATGGGCGAAGTACAAAAAGAACGGTTCGCCCGATTCAACCGTGTCGCTGATGATCTTTTTGGCTTCGATCGTCAACGCTTCGCTGAGAAACGTGTCGGTGCCGTGATACTGGTCCAAGTGCGGGACGGCATGGTGGCGGCCATCGGGGCCACGCGCATAGTTCTTTTCGCCGTAGTAGCTGCCGGGGGCACCAAAGGCGGCGCCGGCCAAGTTGACGTCGAAGCCCAGGTTTAGCGGTTCGGCACCGACGTGTTCTTCGGGACCGAAGTGGCCTTTGCCGACATGGATCGTGCGATAGCCGGCCGCACGCATCACGCCCGGCAGGGTTACATCGTCGCCGGTCAAACCGGCCCAGTTCCATTCCGGTGCCCCATAGGTTCCGCGGTTGTCAACTTGCGGATTGATCCAGTTGGTCGCGCGATGGCGTGCCGCGTTTTGACCGGTCATGATGCTGATGCGTGTCGGCGAACAGACGCTCATTGCGTAAAAGTTGTTCAACCGAATGCCTTGTTCGGCCAAACGTTGCATCGACGGCGTGCGATAGTATTCGTTCAACGGCTGGCGAACCGGGTTACCCTGGCCATCGGTAATGAAAGGAACCGATGTGTCCATCATTCCCATGTCGTCGACCAGAAACACAACCACGTTGGGTCGGTCGGCGGCGGGGACTTGGGCCGAATCAATTAGCAGCGGGATAGCGATACAGATCGCAGCGAACAGAAAACGCATGGCGGCGTCTCAGGGGTTTGTAAGGCGGGATGAATCGGAAGGGACGCGACGTCTTGGTTCACGTCGCGCCTGTGATGGTTCGGCCGCCCCTTGTTTGCTGTCAGTCATCGCGCCCGGCGAAGCATGGCGGATGCCAGGAATCCGAAGGCGGGAACAGAGAGCGAGCCAACGGCAATCGGACAACAGAACCGGGAACGAATCCGCAACCACGATAAACGATCACGGCGCTGAACCGGTGATCAGGCCGAGGCCGATTCCGGATCAGCGATCGTCATCGCCGTCGGAGTTCCCTTTATATCCGCTACGCGAGTTCGCGTCGGACTTGGCGGATTCCAGCCATTGGCGTTTCGATTCCGCAGTGATGGGTTGGCCGGACGCCTTTTGTTTTTCGGCCCACTGGCGATAGCGATCCACGGTGTCACGGTCCCACGCGGAGGGGACCGATTTGGCTTGTTTCACATCGCCACCGGGCCAGCCTTCGCGGACGATCGAACGGGCGGGGTCGCCCTTTGCGTCGTCGGCGTCGCTTCGGTTACCGCCGAAAGAAAAAGCGGACGTTTCCGATTCATCCTGTTCGTCTTCGCCATCGACAAGCGTTGCATCGGCCAGGCCGCCGACCATTTGTTCCTGGGGACGGATCATCAACGCCCAGCGGTGCAGCATGCCGAATCGATCGCTGCGAGTGCCGCGAATCACCAATTGCCAAACACCGCGGGCGGATGTTCCGTTGAATTGTTCCAAACCGGGCTGGCGTCGTGCCTTGGCTTCGGTCAGGTGTCGACCTTCGAAAGGTGGCCGCGCCTTGGTGATCGGACGGTCCGATTGGTCGTCGAAGATCGTTTCTTCGAAGTGGTCGCCGCTGCCGCCGATCTCGGTGAACAGTTCAACGCGTTGGCCTTCGGGACCGGTTAAGAAAGCGTCCAGGTGCCCGACGAAGGTGTGCGTGATCGACAGTTGGACGTTCAAGTCGCCGACGATCAAATCTTCGTCGATCTCGATCTCGGAAATCACCGTGCGTTTGGGTGGCAGGACTTCCGCGGTCTCGTTGGAAAATTCGCCGCCCATCATCGCCTTGGACGTCGACACTTCCATCGCCGTCAACAAGCCATCGGCATTGGCGTCCAACAGCGTGAACTCGGTCAGTTTGTCCGGCGTCCAATCTTCGGCGAACTCCGGCATCGAAACTTGGCCGTCGCGGTCGGTGTCCAGTTCATAAAACCAGCCCGGCAGGCCTTCGGCATCGTCGCCGATTTCGTCCTGCAGCGACGTCAAATAGAAATTCAGTTCGTCGCGCGAAAGATCGCCGTCACGGTCGGTATCGATTTGCGAGATCGGCAAATTCAAATCCGTCGATTCTTGGGCTTCCAACCGTCCGTTGCGGTTCTTGTCGAAACGGCCCAGCATGCTGGCGGTCAACCAGTAACGGCTGCCGCCGCGTCGCCACCATTGCCCGCGATCATCATCGTCATCACGGTTGCGGGTGACCGGTTCGACGCCCGAGCCGACGCGTCGTGCGCGTTGGATCAGTTCGCCCGAATCGTCTTTCAGCAACCGGCGTCGCGCGTATCGTTGGCTCAGTTCCAACCGGCTAAGTCGGTCATCCAAGTTCAGATCCATTTCAAACGGATCACGATGCGTCCACCGGCCACGCCTTGCCTCGCCACGATCGATATAGCCGTCATTGTTGCGGTCGTATCGCCGCAGCGTCTGGTCGGCTTCTTCCAAGTCGTCTTGGGTGTACGGGTACTTGATTTTGGCTAGCCCGAACCCAGGGACGATCTCCTGTTCGTCGTCCGGTTCGAAGTCGCGAATCCGCGGGGCACTGTCCAGTCGGACGCGTTCGCCGGCGACACCGTTTTGAATGGCGTGATAGATTCGCGATGCTTCTTGGATGCGTTCGATGTCCTGGGGCTTGTTCATCGGAAGCCGCCGCTGGGCGTACACCTTTTCCAGATACGGCCGCGCCAGTGCGGTGATTTCGTCCGGATCGATTTTGCCGTTGTCGTCTCGGTCCAGCTTTTCCAGTGCTTCGCGGAATCCGGCTTGTCCGTTGGCCGCATTGGGTGCCACGGCGAATGACAATGCCAAGACGGCGAAAGCCGACACGCATGCGTTCCGGATGTCAGTCCAGTGGTGACGTGGCGATGCACCGGAGCGTGCGGTGGTCGAAGCTGTGGTCCGAAACGGAGAGGGTGTTCGCATCGTCATTAGCGGCCCCCTCGGTTGTATCCGGGAGAGTAGCTGCCACGGTAGCGGGACGATGAAGAAGAGGAGGATGATGAGCTGCGGCGATAGCTGCTGTTGCCGGACGTGCCGCCGGTCACGGTGCCGCCGAAGAACCCGGGTTGCAGGATCGCTTGCAGCGCCGCGTTGCTGGGCGTCATCACCTCGACCGTCTGCTCGCTGCTGGCGTCCAGTCGATCCACCAGGGCTTGGACTTGTTCGAACAACTGATCGGGGGCCGTGATGATCAGCGACTGGCTGGGCTCGTGGACGGCGACCGTCATTTTGGGTTCGGCGATTTCTGGGGCCGACGCACCGGGTTTCTTGCCGGAGGGCCTTTTCGAATCGCCACGATCGTCGTTGTCGCGTTGCCGCGGGTCTTGTTCGCGTCGCGGATCGCCTCCGCCACCGGCGGCGGCCACCGATGCTTTGGAATCGGCGATGCGATCGGCAAAGGCTTCGCGAATGGCCGCGGCGACTTCGTTGACATCGGCGTGAACGACTTCGATGACCCGCGTGACGCCGTAGGTCTTGTTGTCGGTCAGGCTGTTGTCCTTGTCGATGATTTTCAGATAGGACTCGATCAGCGTCAGGTCGCCCGCGGTGCCTTGTGCGATCAAGCGATTCAGTCGTGGGTCGGCGACCACGGTGATGCTGCCGGCCATCATCGTCATCGTGCCTTCGCGTGACGTCACGATGCTGCCCAGATAAGTCCCGCCGCCGGACACATAACCGTTGACCAGCGTGCCGGCTTGGCCTTCGCGTGCCGCTTCGCCACCGTCAAGCAATTCGGCCAGCATCCGCAGGGCGTCGTTAGCCTTGGCGTACGACAGATAGAAAATGATCGGCGGCGAAGGAGCCAATTCGGCGGGGCCGGCGATGTTTTGCAGATGTCGTTTGAATTCCGCCAACGCGTCGCTGTCGTCGGACTGGATCAACAGCCCGCGAGAGATCAGTTGGCATCGGATCATCGCCGCTTGGCTGCGCTGGTTGTCAGTCAACAGGCGTGGACCGCCTTCATCGGCACCGTCGGTCAAACTGATCAGCGTGCGTTCTTCTTCGGTCAGGTTCGCGTCGACGCCGGATTTCTGGTCGGCGGCGTCCGGTTTGACTTTGTCGCCGATGGCCTTTTCCGTTGGTGACGTTTTCACGCCGCGACCGGACGGGAACAGGACGACGGGGTTGTCTTCACGCCAGAACTTGGCCGCGGTTTCCAAGGATTCCAGAGCCGCGCGACCGCTAAGCGGCAGAATCGTCACGTCGTCGCCGGTGTCGGGGCTGCCCGAATCCAAGCCGGCGACGATTTGTTTGATCTGTTCGATTTGGCGGGGCGTGCCGCGAACGAACAGTCGCATGTGTCCGGGATCGGCGTCGATTTTGGGGGGTGTCTCGGCGTCACGATCGTCGTCGTCAAAGTCATCCAAGGCCAGCATTTCTTCGATCAGGCTGATCGCAAAGATCGGGTCGACCGATTGCAGCGGCACCACTTCGAATCCGGCTTCGCTGCCCTGCAGTTCCCCAACGGTCGCGGCGATTTGGTCGTGCAGCCGCGGTGAGGCCAACGCGATGATGCTGTCGGATTTCTCGTCGACCGACATCCGCAATGTTTCGCCGGCCAGCATCGTTTGCAGCACGTCGTAAACCATTTCGGCATCGCCGGCGACCGGATGGCTGCGCAGTTCAACGTCGCTGTCGGATCCGCCGAAGGTGGCTGCGGGCTGGTCCAGCGATTCGACCAAGTTTTCGATCACCTTCACCTTGTCTTCCACGCCGGTGGCAAAGATGAATTTCCCGGTCGGATCGGACGACAGGCTGACATCGATGCCGATCGTTTCGCCGGTCGCCAAGCCCAGGTGCGGCCGAGCGACAACCAGAATGTCTTCGGCGTCCACGTTCTGTAGCGCGAACGTCTTCATCACTGTGCCGTTGTCCAGCGAATCTGGCGTGAACGAATCAATGATCGATTTCGCGCTGGTGACCTTGGCAACCGTGTCGGTGACCATCAGTTGTTTGGTCTTGGCGAACACGGCCGGATCGATCATCAGATTCAATGGGCCCAGTTCCTGCAGGGCTTCGTCGGGTTCCAGGTCGCCCAGGGCCAGGAAGCAGCGGACGACTTCGTAGGACGGTCGGTCGGCCAATTCGTCGGCGGGAACACGGGGGGCCAAGGCTTCCAGTTGCTGAACGCTGCGGGGGTTGGCCAGATTGATCGCCGACAGCAGCCGGCCGCTCTGGACCAGCGTGAA is from Crateriforma conspicua and encodes:
- a CDS encoding pilus assembly FimT family protein, translated to MAKRISVRELLFVVSIFAVLMAFVSSASRFVQSFRQRTISVELFKWRYEAVVHGINATIIDAPVLSWDDTQIPAFDDSYGMIIDCPLGRFKCSRGRWYPLIPSHELWNGDFEERLARSRLKDLLVSEADAGELPKDRWCCPEVAVEYDWEDTRYELHIPVNELFNLNLPDLHQSWEISDGTLKGGGGEWHLIHGKVL
- a CDS encoding IS4 family transposase, translating into MFQSELSSFRRRLIVARQSGDLYFASLLDRKTIASAFGEATGILDSARIYTTAVTLWVFLSQVLSVDHGCVSAVAKLIHYRCARGLGRCSSKTGMYCIARDKLDESAMHRLVTKVGQDIDDQAPDDWLWLGHRVVTGDGTTITMADTPENQAEYPQQRGQAVGCGFPIMRVVVLFALSTGVVLETAMGKYRGKLTAEVSLFREVDQIIQEDDVFLADRAYSSWFDMARLMSRGAHVVVRKHQLRKSDFRTGIRYGQDDHTIHLDKPSRPDWMSDREYAEYPDFITIREIKIRVDNQGFRTREIIVHTSLLDDRDYSKDDISALFRRRWQAELHLRSLKTIMQMDHLRCKRPHRVRNELRAHMLAYNLIRQVMCDAAMSGKLQPWQVSFKGTMSTLVELLPTLNVISNVDELCEVLFQSCRRQIVGNRPDRYEPRVLKRRAKGYKLMQKPRRDYKPGEA
- a CDS encoding sulfatase-like hydrolase/transferase; translation: MNANNHAAIGRCFVIATMLAVGLAFAHPNTADAAKANVVMLLADDLGYRDVGCYDGPVQTPNIDSLAAGGARFTDFYSGCAVCSPSRATLMTGRHHIRAGVYSWIQDEQQKSHLLLREITLAEVLKSAGYATAHIGKWHLGLPSENHDKPTPDQHGFDHWFATWNNASPSHRNPDNFIRNGKPVGKLDGYSCQLVADEAIGWMKQHVETNVDQPFFVNVWFHEPHAPIAAPKDRTTKYGKPDDKGAIYSGTIDNTDDAIGRLLRTIDQLGIREDTLIIYASDNGSYRTDRVGNLRGRKGVNWEGGIRVPGIFHWPGRIAPQQVLTDPAGLVDVLPTVCGLLELEKPSVHLDGSDLSPLLVNRADAFVRHQPLFWHLQRSSPIVAMRDGNFSLVASRDYEMSTHNLFQEAWIPRIKEGGYRDFELYDLFNDPGQTTNVAKQYPDVFNRMKQRLLEINASIMKDATDWHLR
- a CDS encoding sulfatase-like hydrolase/transferase gives rise to the protein MRFLFAAICIAIPLLIDSAQVPAADRPNVVVFLVDDMGMMDTSVPFITDGQGNPVRQPLNEYYRTPSMQRLAEQGIRLNNFYAMSVCSPTRISIMTGQNAARHRATNWINPQVDNRGTYGAPEWNWAGLTGDDVTLPGVMRAAGYRTIHVGKGHFGPEEHVGAEPLNLGFDVNLAGAAFGAPGSYYGEKNYARGPDGRHHAVPHLDQYHGTDTFLSEALTIEAKKIISDTVESGEPFFLYFAHYAVHAPFESDPRFADHYIDSGKPKNAQAFATLIEGMDKSLGDMMDHFAELGIGENTLIVFLGDNGSDAPLGHQHEVACAAPLRGKKGAHYEGGMRVPFIASWCTPDADNPLQQSLPIPPDTISPQIANVTDLFPTVLQAAGIDPPAEHTVDGQPLQTILTGKQDPNHSQQFLMHYPHGVHRSNYFTVLRDGDWKAIYHALPGEPSKGKLSQSNGQHYQLFNLASDPYEQNDLSKAKPNVLRRMIAQMQQQLESHNAVYPIDDDGNPLPPQLP
- a CDS encoding proprotein convertase P-domain-containing protein translates to MSAFAVLALSFAVAPNAANGQAGFREALEKLDRDDNGKIDPDEITALARPYLEKVYAQRRLPMNKPQDIERIQEASRIYHAIQNGVAGERVRLDSAPRIRDFEPDDEQEIVPGFGLAKIKYPYTQDDLEEADQTLRRYDRNNDGYIDRGEARRGRWTHRDPFEMDLNLDDRLSRLELSQRYARRRLLKDDSGELIQRARRVGSGVEPVTRNRDDDDDRGQWWRRGGSRYWLTASMLGRFDKNRNGRLEAQESTDLNLPISQIDTDRDGDLSRDELNFYLTSLQDEIGDDAEGLPGWFYELDTDRDGQVSMPEFAEDWTPDKLTEFTLLDANADGLLTAMEVSTSKAMMGGEFSNETAEVLPPKRTVISEIEIDEDLIVGDLNVQLSITHTFVGHLDAFLTGPEGQRVELFTEIGGSGDHFEETIFDDQSDRPITKARPPFEGRHLTEAKARRQPGLEQFNGTSARGVWQLVIRGTRSDRFGMLHRWALMIRPQEQMVGGLADATLVDGEDEQDESETSAFSFGGNRSDADDAKGDPARSIVREGWPGGDVKQAKSVPSAWDRDTVDRYRQWAEKQKASGQPITAESKRQWLESAKSDANSRSGYKGNSDGDDDR
- a CDS encoding secretin N-terminal domain-containing protein → MHHAIQTQTRPPRCHAPFLSAATRVFLAIAGLLLPLTLAAPFAVAQESDAPQEDVQESDVDQESAAESEKSWLDRFDVGGSNVTVTPAENRQRSLPSTDADGNPIVRFNFDRVPWRDVIRWIADEADLALQFDELPAGSFTYTDPNTFTHRQAIDRINLFLLPQGFTLVQSGRLLSAINLANPRSVQQLEALAPRVPADELADRPSYEVVRCFLALGDLEPDEALQELGPLNLMIDPAVFAKTKQLMVTDTVAKVTSAKSIIDSFTPDSLDNGTVMKTFALQNVDAEDILVVARPHLGLATGETIGIDVSLSSDPTGKFIFATGVEDKVKVIENLVESLDQPAATFGGSDSDVELRSHPVAGDAEMVYDVLQTMLAGETLRMSVDEKSDSIIALASPRLHDQIAATVGELQGSEAGFEVVPLQSVDPIFAISLIEEMLALDDFDDDDRDAETPPKIDADPGHMRLFVRGTPRQIEQIKQIVAGLDSGSPDTGDDVTILPLSGRAALESLETAAKFWREDNPVVLFPSGRGVKTSPTEKAIGDKVKPDAADQKSGVDANLTEEERTLISLTDGADEGGPRLLTDNQRSQAAMIRCQLISRGLLIQSDDSDALAEFKRHLQNIAGPAELAPSPPIIFYLSYAKANDALRMLAELLDGGEAAREGQAGTLVNGYVSGGGTYLGSIVTSREGTMTMMAGSITVVADPRLNRLIAQGTAGDLTLIESYLKIIDKDNSLTDNKTYGVTRVIEVVHADVNEVAAAIREAFADRIADSKASVAAAGGGGDPRREQDPRQRDNDDRGDSKRPSGKKPGASAPEIAEPKMTVAVHEPSQSLIITAPDQLFEQVQALVDRLDASSEQTVEVMTPSNAALQAILQPGFFGGTVTGGTSGNSSYRRSSSSSSSSSSRYRGSYSPGYNRGGR